One segment of Candidatus Gracilibacteria bacterium DNA contains the following:
- a CDS encoding thioredoxin domain-containing protein, producing MVAPKEDLVKKPRAPRKTVAKKDTTVESVAHMEEVNARHISENTKEIKSNSSMLHLLYGVIIVLMLIIAGLAFFVGANMGNNNNTSGIVAATPAEDIEVVVYDDARCTDCQTDEIVGQLESLPFLAGATFVRKDFSDAGVESYLKDNNVTLLPAITFNTNSISGGTQITDFLTALPDNNYTLALPSTFDPYATRSDKGFLQLGDNSEIVTAIKADGYIDGNLDAQITWIEYSDVQCPFCAKLHNEGTPEAIKAKYGDDINIVFQHFPLDFHAQAQKGAEGLECIAEQDESVLYPIIAQLYEKYPNQDMTIPGLIEIAGSNNINGEELQTCIDSGKYAEKVTSQMAIGQDAFGITGTPGNVLVNNATGEYEVISGAYPASAFEAVIDSMLK from the coding sequence ATGGTAGCACCAAAAGAAGACTTAGTTAAAAAACCTCGAGCTCCGAGAAAAACGGTAGCCAAAAAGGATACAACTGTTGAATCAGTAGCTCATATGGAAGAAGTGAATGCTCGACATATTAGTGAAAATACAAAAGAAATTAAAAGTAATTCAAGTATGCTTCACCTACTCTATGGTGTTATCATAGTTCTCATGCTCATAATAGCTGGACTTGCATTTTTTGTAGGAGCAAACATGGGAAACAATAATAATACATCATGAATTGTAGCAGCTACACCTGCTGAAGATATTGAAGTTGTAGTGTATGATGATGCTAGATGTACTGATTGTCAAACTGACGAAATTGTCGGTCAATTAGAATCTCTTCCATTCTTAGCATGAGCAACATTTGTAAGAAAAGATTTTAGCGACGCTTGAGTAGAATCATATTTGAAAGATAATAATGTCACTTTACTTCCAGCTATAACATTTAATACTAATAGTATTAGTGGTGGAACTCAAATAACAGATTTCCTCACGGCTCTTCCTGATAATAATTACACTCTCGCACTTCCATCAACGTTTGATCCATATGCAACTCGAAGTGATAAATGATTTTTACAACTCGGAGATAACTCAGAAATAGTTACTGCTATTAAAGCCGATGGATATATAGATTGAAATCTGGATGCTCAAATAACATGGATTGAGTACAGTGATGTACAATGTCCATTTTGTGCGAAACTTCATAACGAAGGAACACCTGAAGCTATCAAAGCAAAATATGGTGATGATATTAATATCGTATTTCAACACTTTCCACTTGATTTTCACGCTCAAGCTCAAAAATGAGCAGAAGGTCTAGAATGTATAGCGGAACAAGACGAATCAGTTCTCTATCCAATTATAGCTCAACTATATGAAAAATACCCAAATCAAGATATGACTATTCCTGGACTTATAGAAATAGCAGGAAGTAATAATATTAACGGTGAAGAACTTCAAACTTGTATTGATTCAGGAAAATATGCTGAAAAAGTTACATCTCAAATGGCTATTTGACAAGATGCATTTGGAATTACTGGAACTCCATGAAATGTTCTTGTGAACAATGCTACTGGTGAATACGAAGTAATTTCTGGTGCTTACCCAGCAAGTGCTTTTGAAGCTGTTATTGACTCAATGTTAAAATAA
- a CDS encoding tryptophan-rich sensory protein: MNITKVLLGVLLGFMYYMNYLGAATNKLGVKISELGVIFPFSFMPPAWVFMLSWASIFIGLLIWYFVIVCKKNALSCKELQLFFISMILNITWLIMSGLGFTVVSVIVLAALGVTIAMMIVSQNSKSTHHSLTSIVWGIYFGWILIATVVIGFSQIVYVYNPVFALGETWMYSIILGAFLSIIISYRILGNIYALMWSMFILTACLIKLM; encoded by the coding sequence ATGAATATTACTAAAGTTTTACTATGAGTACTTTTAGGATTTATGTATTATATGAATTACCTTGGGGCTGCAACAAATAAACTCTGAGTAAAAATATCTGAATTAGGAGTTATTTTTCCATTTAGTTTTATGCCTCCAGCATGGGTGTTTATGCTATCATGGGCCAGTATTTTTATTGGCCTGCTTATTTGGTACTTTGTAATAGTTTGCAAAAAAAATGCGCTGAGTTGTAAAGAGCTTCAATTATTTTTTATATCTATGATTCTTAATATCACGTGGCTTATAATGAGCTGATTATGATTCACAGTTGTAAGTGTTATTGTTTTAGCCGCATTATGAGTCACAATTGCTATGATGATAGTGAGTCAAAATAGTAAGTCAACTCACCATTCTCTCACTTCAATCGTGTGGTGAATATACTTTTGATGGATATTAATTGCAACAGTCGTAATATGATTTTCTCAAATAGTATATGTATATAATCCAGTGTTTGCCCTTTGAGAAACTTGGATGTATAGCATTATTTTATGAGCTTTTCTCTCAATAATTATAAGTTACAGAATTCTCTGAAATATTTATGCATTGATGTGGAGTATGTTTATTCTCACAGCTTGTTTAATTAAACTTATGTAG
- the prfA gene encoding peptide chain release factor 1, translating into MKFNLDSLVTEYQNLENQLSDPEIFKDQKKVKTVATRKKSIEGAVNLYKKYKQISETLVENKEMLGVEKEEEMRDLLKMEINEAEDQIPVLEEKLKVALLPKDPNDDKNIIVELRAGAGGDEAALFAGELSRAYLAFAEAQGFKTEISEKSESEGGGIKELIFEIRGEGAYSLFKYESGVHRVQRIPETESKGRVHTSTITVAIMPEVDDIDIEIREEDLEVKATKSSGAGGQHVNTTDSAIHMVHIPTGVSVFCQDGRSQHKNREKAYQILKAKLYALEEEKKQQELGEARLAQVGSGDRSEKIRTYNFPQDRVTDHRIGQNFSGIPQIMAGRLEPIMESCALADQQMKLEQAGKTV; encoded by the coding sequence ATGAAATTTAATCTAGACTCACTAGTAACGGAGTATCAAAACCTTGAAAACCAACTCTCTGATCCAGAGATTTTTAAAGACCAAAAAAAAGTTAAAACGGTAGCTACTAGAAAAAAATCAATAGAATGAGCTGTAAATCTCTATAAAAAATACAAACAAATCAGTGAAACACTAGTGGAAAATAAAGAAATGCTTGGAGTTGAAAAAGAAGAAGAAATGAGAGATCTTTTAAAGATGGAAATTAACGAAGCTGAGGATCAAATCCCAGTTCTTGAAGAAAAACTCAAAGTAGCGCTGTTGCCCAAAGATCCTAATGATGATAAGAATATTATCGTAGAGCTCAGAGCCTGAGCAGGTTGAGATGAAGCGGCACTATTTGCTTGAGAATTATCACGAGCCTATCTCGCATTTGCTGAAGCTCAAGGCTTTAAGACGGAGATTTCAGAAAAATCAGAATCTGAGGGTGGATGAATTAAAGAGCTTATTTTTGAAATACGAGGAGAAGGAGCCTATAGTTTATTTAAATATGAATCTGGAGTACACAGAGTTCAAAGAATTCCTGAAACTGAGAGTAAAGGGAGAGTGCATACGAGTACTATAACGGTGGCTATTATGCCTGAAGTAGATGATATAGATATTGAAATTCGAGAAGAAGATCTTGAAGTCAAGGCTACGAAGTCATCTTGAGCTGGTGGACAGCATGTAAATACTACTGATTCTGCGATTCATATGGTGCATATTCCAACCTGAGTTTCAGTATTTTGTCAGGATGGACGAAGTCAGCATAAAAATAGAGAAAAAGCATATCAAATACTCAAGGCAAAACTCTACGCACTTGAAGAAGAAAAGAAACAACAAGAATTAGGAGAAGCACGACTCGCTCAAGTAGGGAGTTGAGATCGCTCTGAAAAAATAAGAACCTATAATTTCCCTCAAGACAGAGTCACAGACCATAGAATTTGACAAAATTTTTCAGGTATACCCCAGATTATGGCTGGGAGACTTGAGCCAATAATGGAGTCTTGTGCACTTGCTGATCAACAAATGAAGCTCGAACAAGCAGGAAAAACAGTATAG
- the obgE gene encoding GTPase ObgE: MFIDEVAIKVIAGHGGSGLVSWRREKYIPKGGPWGGDGGNGGDVFLYADANLNTLSDYRHKKVLTAENGEGGMPNLCHGANGQDLILKVPVGTLVRNKETMELIVDMSTKGMKVLIASGGRGGFGNAHFTSSTRQAPAFAELGDIPEEHDLFLELKLVADIGIIGVPSAGKSTLISKLSNVKPKIGDYPFTTLTPNLGVLDYKGKSLVLEDVPGLIPGASEGKGLGIEFLKHIERTGALLHLLDLYRLDKLITDYQDIRHELALFSELLEEKEEIVVFSKADLLDEEMRDHIISEFKTMYPEVKTFTISAATGLGIEELKDYLVKHYTRKEDLNYQQSKEEQNTNEHTVFDLKNENEDPRKVQVDYLGDLMFQVEGKRLEQIVRMTDFENGEAVMRVYDVLDKMGVIRNVEKRLDVILKEEGRDNSFFFEGSGEDDITPRILIGEKVVLLDKLKYKL, translated from the coding sequence ATGTTCATCGATGAAGTAGCAATCAAGGTTATAGCAGGACACGGTGGAAGTGGTCTGGTTTCTTGGAGACGAGAAAAATATATTCCAAAGGGTGGCCCTTGGGGAGGAGATGGTGGAAATGGTGGAGATGTATTTCTCTATGCTGATGCAAATCTCAACACACTCAGTGATTACCGACATAAAAAGGTACTGACAGCAGAAAATGGAGAGGGGGGTATGCCGAATCTCTGTCATGGAGCAAACGGTCAAGATCTGATTTTAAAAGTACCAGTTTGAACGCTTGTTCGAAATAAAGAAACTATGGAACTTATCGTTGATATGAGTACGAAAGGTATGAAGGTACTTATCGCTTCTGGTTGAAGAGGTGGTTTTTGAAATGCCCATTTTACCAGCTCGACAAGACAAGCTCCTGCATTTGCAGAACTTGGAGATATCCCAGAAGAGCATGATTTATTTCTGGAGCTAAAGCTTGTAGCTGATATTGGAATCATTGGAGTTCCTAGTGCTGGGAAATCTACTCTCATTTCTAAACTCTCTAATGTAAAACCTAAGATTTGAGATTATCCATTTACTACTCTTACTCCAAACTTGTGAGTACTTGATTATAAAGGGAAATCTCTTGTTCTTGAAGATGTACCTGGCTTAATTCCTGGAGCCTCAGAGTGAAAAGGACTTGGAATAGAGTTTCTTAAACATATTGAGCGAACATGAGCACTGCTTCATCTCCTTGATTTATACAGACTTGATAAACTCATTACAGATTATCAAGATATCAGACACGAACTCGCATTATTTTCGGAACTTCTTGAGGAAAAAGAAGAAATTGTCGTTTTTTCTAAAGCTGATCTTCTTGATGAAGAAATGAGAGACCATATCATTTCAGAATTTAAAACGATGTATCCAGAGGTTAAAACCTTTACTATATCTGCTGCAACTGGTCTTTGAATTGAAGAACTCAAGGATTATTTAGTGAAACATTATACAAGAAAAGAAGACCTTAACTACCAACAATCAAAAGAGGAACAAAATACAAACGAACATACTGTTTTTGATCTTAAAAATGAAAATGAAGATCCAAGAAAGGTTCAAGTAGATTACCTTTGAGATCTCATGTTTCAAGTGGAATGAAAGAGACTCGAACAAATAGTTCGTATGACTGATTTTGAAAACGGAGAAGCTGTCATGAGAGTCTATGATGTTCTTGATAAAATGTGAGTTATACGAAATGTCGAGAAAAGACTCGACGTGATTTTAAAAGAAGAAGGAAGAGATAATAGTTTTTTCTTTGAAGGTTCGGGAGAGGATGATATCACTCCAAGAATTTTAATATGAGAAAAAGTAGTATTGCTTGATAAACTGAAATATAAATTATAA
- a CDS encoding helix-turn-helix domain-containing protein — protein MYSITRAEAADKLGMSTRSVDRYVKAGKLRSKKDGKIIYIHAQDVENMSSDNSDSKAEVIMPQEKKQSYTQQSHSNSEAQNHTSQSSQNPQSHSTSIIDAQSRATLEKIYLDLRSEIKNKDQIILDISHKLGQAQEIAKNSVSVIEFKKSQYLLEESKGSLHQEIETLKVKESDLVNKLKYEKSTNIILIAFCLILMIGLGLLWFLKI, from the coding sequence ATGTACAGTATAACACGGGCAGAAGCTGCTGACAAACTTTGAATGTCGACACGAAGTGTCGACAGATATGTGAAAGCTGGAAAACTCAGAAGTAAAAAAGATGGCAAGATTATTTACATCCATGCTCAAGATGTAGAAAATATGAGTTCGGATAATTCTGACTCAAAAGCTGAGGTTATTATGCCCCAAGAAAAAAAACAGTCTTACACGCAACAATCACACAGTAATTCTGAAGCACAAAACCATACTTCTCAAAGTTCACAAAATCCTCAGTCACACAGTACCAGTATAATAGATGCTCAAAGTAGAGCTACTTTAGAAAAAATATACCTAGATCTTCGAAGTGAAATAAAAAATAAGGATCAGATTATTTTAGATATCTCTCATAAACTTGGTCAGGCTCAAGAAATAGCAAAAAACTCTGTAAGTGTTATTGAGTTCAAAAAATCTCAATATCTCCTTGAAGAATCGAAATGAAGTCTTCACCAAGAAATTGAAACTCTGAAAGTAAAAGAATCAGATCTCGTTAACAAATTGAAATACGAAAAGTCTACTAATATTATATTGATAGCATTTTGTTTAATACTCATGATTGGACTTGGTCTCTTGTGGTTTTTAAAAATATAA